From Meiothermus sp., a single genomic window includes:
- a CDS encoding TIGR02710 family CRISPR-associated CARF protein — translation MEELKQRIQQAWQSLKVQELEGTRAQELYNQTVWPLLLELWRQEPQVYPLRETFEVSIHTLGTSPEATTLAALGLGATEVYVLHTPESRRYLEQLQRDLGRSVYPIEIDKSDVTRLYQAVGEQVRRHPGKKIALDLTSGTKAMSAGMAAAGYFLQRVYPSLRVAYVDNDAFDPALRKPVAGTEKLILLPNPHEVLGDLDEHLAQELYKAREFGKAADRYNGLRRKTGQGSFEVYAALCEMYQRWYALDFEGALSNAGRLFGFFGQDAYRNHPLSRHAPRLKAQKEGLEAIVALLQSKNFTEQKGILWLAATLLQLGDERKKRQPVSAALYFYRALELLLQHRLAVRGRSDDVPDLSPEEQEQLRRSLSGWLGKPLEEIRPVQKLGLLESIALLRHLGDPALGQFSESDLRGYQGMLQSRNKSLLIHGLEVSKGGDVEKLQQFARRLYQAAQEEAGLSVLVEPIELV, via the coding sequence ATGGAAGAACTGAAACAGAGGATTCAGCAGGCGTGGCAGAGCCTTAAGGTTCAGGAGCTCGAGGGAACAAGAGCCCAGGAGTTGTACAACCAAACCGTCTGGCCGTTGCTGCTCGAGCTCTGGCGGCAGGAACCCCAGGTGTATCCCTTACGCGAGACCTTTGAGGTGTCTATTCACACCCTGGGCACCAGCCCGGAGGCCACCACCCTGGCCGCTTTGGGGCTGGGCGCGACCGAGGTGTACGTGCTGCACACACCCGAGAGCCGGCGCTACCTCGAGCAGCTACAGCGCGACCTGGGCCGCTCGGTGTACCCCATAGAGATTGACAAAAGCGATGTGACCCGGCTCTACCAGGCGGTGGGCGAGCAGGTGCGTAGGCACCCCGGCAAGAAGATAGCCCTTGACCTTACCAGCGGCACCAAGGCCATGAGCGCGGGGATGGCCGCGGCGGGCTACTTTTTGCAGCGGGTGTACCCCAGCCTGCGGGTGGCCTACGTGGACAATGACGCTTTCGACCCCGCTTTGCGCAAGCCGGTAGCCGGAACCGAAAAGCTCATCCTACTGCCCAACCCCCACGAGGTGCTGGGCGACCTGGACGAGCACCTGGCCCAGGAGCTTTACAAGGCGCGGGAGTTTGGCAAGGCCGCCGACCGCTATAACGGCCTGCGCAGGAAAACCGGCCAGGGCAGCTTTGAGGTATACGCCGCGCTGTGCGAGATGTACCAGCGCTGGTACGCCCTAGACTTTGAAGGGGCACTGAGCAACGCCGGGCGACTGTTTGGTTTTTTTGGCCAGGACGCCTACCGCAACCACCCCCTAAGCCGCCACGCTCCACGCTTGAAGGCCCAGAAAGAGGGCCTCGAGGCCATTGTGGCCCTGCTCCAGTCGAAGAACTTTACCGAGCAAAAGGGCATTCTTTGGCTAGCCGCAACGCTGCTCCAGCTTGGGGACGAACGAAAGAAGCGGCAGCCGGTATCGGCGGCGCTGTATTTTTACCGCGCCCTCGAGCTGCTTTTGCAGCACCGCTTGGCCGTGCGGGGCCGCAGCGACGATGTGCCCGACCTGAGCCCCGAGGAGCAAGAACAGCTCCGTCGAAGCTTGTCTGGCTGGCTAGGGAAGCCGCTAGAGGAGATTAGGCCGGTACAAAAACTGGGCCTTTTGGAAAGCATAGCCCTGCTGCGCCACTTGGGTGACCCGGCGCTAGGACAGTTTTCCGAAAGCGACCTGCGGGGCTACCAGGGGATGCTGCAAAGCCGCAACAAAAGCCTGCTGATCCATGGCCTCGAGGTGAGCAAAGGGGGCGACGTGGAAAAGCTCCAGCAGTTTGCCCGCAGACTATACCAGGCCGCCCAGGAAGAGGCTGGGTTGAGCGTGTTGGTTGAGCCGATAGAGTTGGTGTGA
- the cas1 gene encoding CRISPR-associated endonuclease Cas1, producing MTLHLTEQSATLRLRQGRLRVELDEQTLLEAPARKVRRVVVWGNVRLTTPALAFLLRQGVPVLYATLEGQLYGQATAPQGLAPEVLRAQLLAQQSPLPLAQSFVEGKLRSGFSVLERLSRQAPVQAQLQEMEAALKALRSASSLEALRGVEGGAARAYFAGLQAVLSPYGFAGRNRRPPTDAENAALSYGYMVLLGRTLLALHLAGLHPELGLLHAEGRRAPALAFDLMEEFRVPVVDAVVTAAFLRGELDPKQHAEPRNGGVYLGDTGRKVLLRLLEERLNQEAQHPKGFRKPYQELLETQAARLKAAILGREPYTPFYLWR from the coding sequence GTGACCCTCCACCTCACCGAGCAGTCCGCCACCCTGCGCCTACGCCAGGGAAGGCTTAGGGTGGAGCTAGACGAGCAGACCCTGCTCGAGGCCCCCGCCCGCAAGGTGCGGCGGGTGGTGGTGTGGGGCAATGTGCGCCTGACCACCCCGGCCCTGGCCTTTTTGCTGCGCCAGGGGGTGCCGGTGCTCTACGCCACTTTGGAAGGCCAGCTCTACGGGCAGGCCACCGCCCCCCAGGGCCTGGCCCCCGAGGTGCTGCGGGCGCAGCTACTGGCCCAGCAAAGCCCCCTTCCTCTGGCCCAAAGCTTTGTGGAGGGCAAGCTACGCTCGGGTTTCTCGGTACTGGAGCGCCTATCGCGCCAGGCCCCTGTCCAAGCACAACTGCAAGAGATGGAAGCCGCCTTGAAGGCCCTCCGCAGCGCGTCCAGCCTGGAAGCCCTTAGGGGCGTGGAAGGAGGCGCTGCACGGGCCTACTTTGCCGGGCTTCAGGCGGTGCTCTCGCCCTACGGCTTTGCCGGGCGCAACCGCCGTCCCCCCACCGATGCGGAGAACGCCGCGCTCTCTTATGGCTATATGGTGCTTCTGGGCCGCACCCTGCTGGCCTTGCACCTGGCCGGGCTGCACCCCGAGCTGGGCCTGCTGCACGCCGAGGGCCGCCGCGCCCCCGCCCTGGCCTTCGACCTGATGGAGGAGTTCCGGGTTCCGGTGGTGGATGCCGTTGTTACGGCGGCCTTCCTGCGCGGTGAGCTAGACCCCAAGCAACACGCCGAACCCCGCAACGGAGGGGTCTACCTGGGTGACACTGGCCGCAAGGTGCTGCTGCGTCTGTTGGAAGAGCGCCTAAACCAGGAAGCCCAGCACCCCAAGGGCTTCCGCAAGCCCTACCAGGAGCTTTTAGAAACCCAGGCCGCCCGCCTCAAGGCGGCCATTTTGGGGCGCGAGCCCTACACCCCTTTCTACTTGTGGAGGTAG
- the cas2 gene encoding CRISPR-associated endonuclease Cas2, which yields MPENRFYTIAYDIPDDGRRVKVANTLKSFGERVQLSVFECWLSPAQLAELKKLLQKRVELSQDSVRIYPVGGTVEVLGAGRVTPDPDFLIL from the coding sequence ATGCCCGAAAACCGCTTCTACACCATCGCCTACGACATCCCCGACGATGGCCGCCGGGTCAAGGTGGCCAACACCCTCAAGAGCTTTGGCGAGCGGGTGCAGCTCTCGGTGTTCGAGTGCTGGCTGAGCCCCGCCCAGCTTGCCGAGCTGAAGAAGCTGTTGCAAAAGCGGGTAGAGCTTTCCCAAGACAGCGTTCGCATCTACCCCGTGGGGGGCACGGTAGAGGTGCTGGGTGCAGGCCGGGTGACCCCAGACCCCGACTTCTTGATTCTCTAG
- a CDS encoding endonuclease domain-containing protein — MGKARVRYGYALSERAKELRRNMTPAERKLWLVLRGFPVRFRRQRPVGPYIVDFYCAEAGLVIEVDGESHYNEEGRVRDAKRDAYLQGLGLRVLRFTNLELLSSAEGVASVVERALARPQG; from the coding sequence GTGGGAAAGGCAAGGGTTCGGTATGGCTATGCGCTATCGGAGCGGGCCAAGGAGTTGCGACGGAACATGACCCCGGCGGAGCGAAAGCTATGGTTGGTACTCAGGGGGTTTCCGGTGCGCTTTCGCCGACAAAGGCCCGTTGGCCCCTACATTGTTGATTTTTACTGTGCCGAAGCCGGTCTGGTGATTGAGGTGGACGGCGAGTCGCACTATAACGAAGAGGGTCGAGTGCGGGATGCCAAGCGAGACGCCTACTTGCAGGGGCTGGGCTTGCGGGTGCTGCGCTTTACCAACCTCGAGCTTCTCTCAAGCGCCGAAGGCGTGGCCTCGGTGGTGGAGCGTGCGCTGGCAAGGCCCCAGGGGTAG
- a CDS encoding TIGR02710 family CRISPR-associated CARF protein, producing METQIHKVLILTVGQTIEPLEFSLTEHAPLAGVVFVASQSSYPVAGELLKRYGNQFRHHTLLLGDHEDLDEAYRKGIEALQKALEWEGRPILADISGGTKTMVAGLTLALSGKGVTFSYVGGTQRNAEGRVVSGSERMRLLEDPTQRYGLREWEGFRRAWNGADFRAAQDFLSELLARPLTASEQRFYTHLKGVAEAMLDWDLFRHKAAWQKLEVHLEPALTIAEAWGHGAKVRVLEGLKEAKGRLRAILDKENKPTFALLADLLANAERRAARGRYDDALARLYRAIEMAVEADIFEREGVLLYDEQTFAGEYEKHRPWANRYREAAGLREALNVAAGFDGALGRSNTLAQRLYSEYTGNGKLGNFVKQRNQSILAHGHQPVSEAYYTELQAYLRDLGLEAAPAWPAF from the coding sequence ATGGAAACCCAGATCCACAAAGTGCTGATCCTAACCGTGGGGCAGACCATCGAGCCGCTCGAGTTTTCCCTAACCGAGCACGCGCCGCTGGCCGGGGTGGTGTTTGTGGCCAGCCAGTCGAGCTACCCGGTAGCGGGCGAGCTGCTCAAGCGGTATGGCAACCAGTTTCGCCACCACACCTTGCTCCTGGGCGACCACGAAGACCTGGACGAAGCCTACCGCAAGGGGATTGAAGCCCTGCAAAAAGCCCTGGAATGGGAGGGACGGCCCATCCTGGCGGATATTTCCGGCGGCACCAAAACCATGGTGGCGGGCCTTACGCTGGCCCTGAGCGGCAAGGGGGTCACCTTCAGCTACGTGGGTGGGACGCAGCGCAACGCCGAGGGGCGGGTGGTGAGCGGCAGCGAACGCATGCGCTTGCTGGAAGACCCCACCCAGCGCTACGGCCTGCGGGAGTGGGAGGGCTTTCGGCGGGCCTGGAACGGGGCCGACTTCAGGGCCGCGCAGGACTTTTTGAGCGAGCTGCTGGCCCGGCCCCTCACCGCTTCGGAGCAGCGCTTTTACACCCACCTGAAAGGGGTGGCGGAGGCCATGCTGGACTGGGATTTGTTTCGTCATAAGGCGGCCTGGCAGAAGCTGGAGGTGCACCTCGAGCCCGCCCTGACCATTGCCGAGGCCTGGGGGCACGGGGCCAAGGTGCGGGTGCTGGAGGGCCTCAAGGAGGCCAAGGGTAGGCTCAGGGCTATTCTGGACAAGGAAAACAAACCCACCTTTGCCCTTCTGGCCGACCTACTGGCCAACGCCGAGCGGCGGGCCGCGCGGGGGCGCTACGACGACGCGCTGGCAAGGCTCTACCGGGCCATCGAGATGGCGGTAGAGGCCGACATTTTTGAGCGAGAAGGAGTGCTTTTGTACGACGAGCAGACCTTTGCCGGCGAGTACGAGAAGCACCGCCCTTGGGCCAACCGCTACCGTGAGGCGGCGGGCCTGCGCGAGGCCCTGAATGTGGCGGCGGGGTTTGATGGGGCGCTGGGGCGCAGCAACACACTGGCCCAGCGCCTCTACAGCGAGTACACCGGCAACGGCAAGCTGGGCAACTTTGTGAAACAGCGCAATCAGAGCATCCTGGCCCACGGCCACCAGCCGGTGAGCGAGGCCTACTACACCGAGCTGCAAGCCTACCTGCGGGACTTGGGCCTCGAGGCGGCCCCGGCCTGGCCTGCTTTTTAG
- a CDS encoding ABC transporter substrate-binding protein, producing MKRLVLWLFLVLGLQLSALGLAQFPRTLTDDLGRSVTLKAAPQRIVTLLPSVTETVCSLNACGRLVGVDDFSDFPEAVKRLPKVGGYFNPNLEAMVALKPDLVIVSVYGKLHESLEKVGIPSFAVRAETYDDIFRTTRLLGRVLGLEAQAERLVARIQQEVYAVESKAAKASARPTVYYEIDPTPYTVGPDSFIGVLITKARGQNIVPKELGAFPQISPELVVQKNPAIIVLTHPGAADLPKRAGWGNIAAIRNKRICAYTGEQDNLLSRPGPRVAQGLQLLVTCFHGLK from the coding sequence ATGAAGAGACTCGTTTTATGGTTGTTTTTGGTTTTGGGCCTTCAGCTTTCGGCTTTGGGCCTGGCCCAGTTCCCCCGTACCCTGACCGATGACCTGGGCCGTAGCGTCACCCTCAAGGCCGCGCCCCAGCGCATCGTGACCCTGCTGCCCTCGGTCACCGAGACCGTTTGCTCCCTGAACGCCTGTGGGCGGCTGGTGGGGGTGGACGACTTTTCCGACTTTCCCGAGGCCGTAAAGCGGCTGCCCAAGGTGGGGGGGTACTTTAATCCGAACCTCGAGGCCATGGTAGCCCTCAAGCCCGACCTGGTGATCGTCTCGGTCTACGGCAAGCTGCACGAGTCGCTGGAGAAAGTGGGCATCCCCAGCTTTGCCGTCCGGGCCGAAACCTACGACGACATCTTCCGCACCACCCGCCTGTTGGGCCGGGTGCTGGGCCTGGAGGCCCAGGCCGAGCGGCTGGTGGCCCGCATCCAGCAAGAGGTGTACGCCGTGGAGAGCAAGGCCGCCAAAGCCAGCGCACGCCCCACCGTCTACTACGAGATAGACCCCACCCCTTACACGGTGGGCCCGGACTCCTTTATCGGCGTGCTCATCACCAAGGCCAGGGGCCAGAACATCGTTCCTAAGGAGCTGGGGGCGTTCCCCCAGATCAGCCCCGAGCTGGTGGTGCAGAAGAACCCCGCCATCATCGTGCTGACCCATCCGGGGGCTGCCGACCTGCCCAAGCGGGCCGGCTGGGGCAACATCGCGGCCATCCGCAACAAGCGCATCTGCGCCTACACCGGCGAGCAGGACAACCTGCTCTCGCGCCCCGGCCCCCGGGTGGCCCAGGGCTTGCAACTGTTGGTAACGTGCTTTCATGGCCTGAAGTAA
- a CDS encoding iron ABC transporter permease, with protein sequence MTPFAPTQSLEARPQNRRALVFAGLLGLLGVAGVLGLAVGTVGIPPAQVVEALLGLRENPIITELRLPRVLAAMLVGAALGISGAAFQGLFRNPLADPYLMGSAAGAAFGVTLAVSALGGLSSAFAQHAVFAHVPASATLFGFLGAVGAVALTLLLSGGASRTNDLILAGVVVGSVLVSLTSYLMLQDADRVRAVFAYTLGNLAFVGWSGVGSLALYLFCTLPLLWLLGRTLNALYLGEETARSLGLPLSWLKLLVIGAVTLLTAAAVAQAGVIGFVGLVAPHILRRLVGGDYHYLLPASALGGAVLLVLADLLARTLVAPAELPVGILTTLLGGPFFLYLLWRGRRV encoded by the coding sequence ATGACGCCCTTCGCCCCCACCCAGAGCCTCGAGGCCCGACCACAGAATCGGCGGGCGCTGGTATTTGCCGGGTTGCTGGGGTTGTTGGGGGTGGCAGGCGTGTTGGGCCTGGCGGTAGGAACCGTCGGGATTCCCCCAGCCCAGGTGGTGGAAGCCCTTCTGGGCTTGCGGGAAAACCCCATCATCACCGAGCTGCGCCTGCCCCGGGTGCTGGCGGCCATGCTGGTGGGGGCGGCGTTGGGCATCTCGGGGGCGGCTTTTCAGGGCCTGTTTCGCAACCCCCTGGCCGACCCCTACCTGATGGGCTCGGCGGCGGGGGCGGCCTTTGGGGTCACGCTGGCGGTGAGCGCCCTGGGGGGGCTCTCGAGCGCCTTTGCCCAGCACGCGGTGTTTGCCCATGTGCCGGCCTCTGCCACGCTGTTTGGCTTTTTGGGGGCGGTGGGGGCGGTGGCCCTGACCCTGCTGCTCTCGGGGGGGGCCAGCCGCACCAACGACCTGATTCTGGCCGGGGTGGTGGTGGGGAGTGTGCTGGTGAGCCTGACCAGCTACCTGATGTTGCAAGACGCCGACCGGGTGCGGGCGGTGTTTGCCTATACCCTGGGCAACCTGGCCTTTGTGGGCTGGAGCGGGGTAGGGTCGCTGGCGCTGTATCTGTTTTGTACGCTCCCGCTGCTGTGGCTGTTGGGGCGCACCCTGAATGCGCTCTACCTGGGTGAAGAAACCGCCCGCAGCCTGGGCCTGCCGCTTTCCTGGCTCAAGCTGCTCGTTATCGGGGCGGTCACCCTGCTCACCGCGGCGGCGGTGGCCCAGGCGGGCGTCATCGGCTTTGTGGGCTTGGTGGCGCCGCACATCCTGCGCCGGCTGGTGGGGGGCGACTACCACTACCTGCTGCCGGCCTCGGCTTTGGGCGGTGCGGTGCTGCTGGTGCTGGCCGACCTGCTGGCCCGCACCCTGGTGGCCCCGGCGGAGCTGCCGGTGGGCATCCTAACCACGCTGCTGGGGGGGCCCTTTTTCTTGTACCTGCTGTGGCGGGGGAGGCGGGTATGA
- a CDS encoding ABC transporter ATP-binding protein, with product MSRQQAGGLQTLPTAQALLAAVNLGFSYRNRPVLRGVSLELHPGEWLALLGPNGAGKSTLLRLMAGLLRPEAGEVRLGSERLERLSSWTRGQQIAFLPQGGGYPEDLTVEEVVMLGRTPHLGLLGRAGKADRAAIEWAMAETQVAAFRHRRLPTLSGGERQRVLLARALAARPQFLLLDEPTNHLDLHHQAEFIGLVAGLRAQGIGILTVLHDPNLARRADRVAFLHQGQLAALGSPLEVLQEPLLQSVYGGGVRVHQVGGEPVVLLGG from the coding sequence ATGAGCAGGCAGCAAGCCGGGGGGCTCCAAACCTTGCCAACGGCCCAGGCGTTGCTGGCCGCGGTCAACCTGGGGTTTTCCTACCGCAACCGGCCGGTGCTGCGTGGGGTGAGCCTCGAGCTTCACCCCGGCGAGTGGCTGGCCCTGTTGGGCCCCAACGGGGCAGGAAAGAGCACCCTGCTGCGCTTGATGGCGGGGTTGCTCAGGCCGGAGGCGGGCGAGGTGCGGCTGGGGAGCGAGCGTCTGGAGCGGCTCTCGAGCTGGACGCGGGGCCAACAGATTGCCTTTTTGCCTCAAGGCGGCGGCTACCCCGAAGACCTGACGGTGGAAGAGGTGGTGATGCTGGGGCGCACCCCGCACCTGGGGTTGTTGGGACGGGCCGGCAAGGCCGACCGGGCCGCCATCGAGTGGGCCATGGCCGAGACCCAGGTGGCCGCATTCCGTCACCGCCGGCTGCCCACCCTTTCGGGGGGAGAGCGCCAGCGGGTCTTGCTGGCCCGGGCGCTGGCCGCCCGCCCGCAGTTTTTGCTCCTGGACGAGCCTACCAACCACCTCGACCTACACCACCAGGCCGAGTTCATCGGTTTGGTGGCGGGCTTGCGGGCTCAGGGCATCGGTATCCTGACGGTGTTGCATGACCCCAACCTGGCCCGCCGGGCGGATCGGGTGGCCTTTTTGCACCAGGGTCAACTGGCCGCCCTGGGCAGCCCCCTCGAGGTGCTCCAGGAGCCCCTTTTGCAGTCGGTGTATGGGGGCGGGGTGCGGGTGCATCAGGTAGGGGGCGAGCCGGTGGTGCTTCTGGGAGGGTAG
- a CDS encoding histidine phosphatase family protein has protein sequence MSELWLVRHGQTPWNVEGRLTGWTDVPLTPLGEQQALALRAWLSVERFGQVLASDLQRAVQTARLAYGEPQGVLAELRELNFGDLEGLRWVELPEVQRNALLAFEGFQAPGGESTAQLRRRVYAHFDQLPPGRHLIFTHGGVLRMVLREFDQDRFLLPCAVLGLDWAHKRVLFVREGADGS, from the coding sequence ATGAGCGAGCTCTGGCTGGTGCGCCACGGCCAGACCCCCTGGAATGTGGAGGGCAGGCTTACCGGCTGGACGGACGTACCCCTCACCCCGTTGGGCGAGCAACAGGCCCTGGCCCTGCGGGCGTGGCTCTCGGTAGAGCGCTTTGGGCAGGTACTGGCCTCGGACTTGCAGCGGGCCGTGCAGACCGCCCGGCTGGCCTATGGCGAGCCCCAGGGGGTGCTGGCCGAGCTGCGCGAGCTAAACTTTGGCGACCTCGAGGGCCTGCGCTGGGTCGAGCTGCCCGAAGTCCAGCGCAATGCCCTGCTGGCCTTCGAGGGTTTCCAGGCGCCGGGTGGAGAGTCCACCGCCCAGCTTCGCCGGCGGGTTTATGCGCATTTTGACCAACTGCCCCCCGGTCGTCACCTGATCTTCACCCATGGAGGGGTGCTGCGGATGGTGCTGCGCGAGTTCGACCAGGATCGTTTCCTGCTGCCCTGCGCGGTGCTGGGGCTGGACTGGGCCCACAAGCGGGTGCTGTTTGTCCGGGAGGGGGCCGATGGAAGCTAG
- the cobU gene encoding bifunctional adenosylcobinamide kinase/adenosylcobinamide-phosphate guanylyltransferase: MEARFILVTGGARAGKSAFAQEWAQALGEPVSFIATAQALDDEMRQRIEQHQSERPPSWETIEEPLEVPYALLRAQGRVVLLDCLTLWVSNLMLAGRAVLPELENLLAVRAETGKTLLVVTNEVGMGIVPDNALARRYRDLLGAANRRIAEEADVVYLLVSGIPLKLKSL; this comes from the coding sequence ATGGAAGCTAGGTTCATCCTGGTGACGGGGGGCGCCCGTGCGGGCAAGAGTGCCTTTGCCCAGGAGTGGGCCCAAGCCCTGGGCGAACCGGTTAGCTTTATCGCCACGGCCCAGGCCCTCGACGACGAAATGCGCCAACGCATCGAACAGCACCAATCCGAGCGCCCCCCAAGCTGGGAAACCATAGAAGAACCCCTCGAGGTGCCCTACGCCCTCTTGAGGGCCCAGGGCCGGGTGGTGCTCCTGGACTGCCTGACCCTGTGGGTTTCCAACCTGATGCTGGCCGGGCGCGCGGTCTTGCCCGAGCTCGAGAACCTGCTGGCGGTTCGGGCCGAAACCGGCAAAACCCTGCTGGTGGTCACCAACGAGGTGGGCATGGGCATTGTGCCGGACAATGCCCTGGCCCGGCGCTACCGCGACCTTTTGGGCGCGGCCAACCGCCGCATCGCCGAGGAAGCCGATGTGGTGTATCTACTGGTTTCGGGGATTCCCCTAAAGCTCAAGTCGTTGTGA
- the cobT gene encoding nicotinate-nucleotide--dimethylbenzimidazole phosphoribosyltransferase: MNFNIQPVSQDWLQRALEYQRTLTKPPGSLGFLEEVGCRLAAIQQTLHPRLGKGAVVICAADHGVAAEGVSAYPAEVTAQMVQNFWAGGAAINQIARAAEALVWVVDVGVRAPLPEGERSLTRVRSGSGNIRLEPAMTLSEARRAIRVGAETAREAIAGGATLLAAGDMGIGNTTAAAALTAALLGLEAEAVTGRGTGVDDARYKHKLEVVRAALSRAQAHLGELKEADPLALLAELGGLEIAAIAGVFLAGAEAGLPLVTDGFPVTAGALLACRIEPGVRDYLFAGHRSVEPGHTRQLEALGLRPILELDLRLGEGTGAVLSFPVLRAAAAVMAGMATFAQAGVSQAEKP; encoded by the coding sequence ATGAACTTCAACATCCAACCTGTTTCACAAGACTGGCTCCAAAGAGCCCTCGAGTACCAGCGCACCCTCACCAAGCCGCCGGGCTCGCTGGGGTTTTTGGAGGAGGTGGGTTGCCGCCTCGCGGCCATTCAGCAAACCCTGCACCCCCGGCTGGGCAAAGGGGCGGTGGTGATCTGCGCCGCCGACCACGGCGTGGCGGCCGAGGGGGTCTCGGCCTACCCTGCCGAAGTAACCGCGCAGATGGTGCAGAACTTTTGGGCCGGGGGGGCGGCCATCAACCAGATCGCCCGGGCCGCCGAGGCCCTAGTCTGGGTGGTGGACGTGGGCGTGAGGGCCCCGCTTCCAGAGGGAGAGAGGAGCCTTACCAGGGTTCGCAGCGGAAGCGGCAATATCCGCCTCGAGCCTGCCATGACCCTTTCCGAGGCCCGCCGAGCCATCCGGGTAGGGGCAGAGACTGCCCGCGAGGCCATTGCCGGAGGGGCCACCCTGCTGGCGGCGGGCGATATGGGCATCGGCAATACCACGGCCGCCGCCGCGCTCACCGCGGCCTTGCTGGGCCTCGAGGCCGAGGCGGTGACGGGGCGCGGCACGGGGGTGGACGATGCCCGCTATAAGCACAAGCTCGAGGTCGTCCGGGCCGCGCTCAGCCGGGCCCAGGCCCACCTGGGCGAACTCAAAGAAGCCGACCCCCTGGCCCTGCTGGCCGAGCTGGGCGGCTTGGAAATCGCAGCGATCGCCGGGGTCTTCCTGGCCGGGGCCGAGGCGGGCTTGCCCCTGGTGACCGACGGTTTTCCGGTGACGGCGGGGGCTTTGTTGGCCTGTCGTATAGAGCCTGGGGTGCGGGATTACCTGTTTGCCGGGCACCGTTCGGTGGAGCCGGGGCACACCCGGCAGCTCGAGGCCCTGGGGCTTAGGCCCATCCTGGAACTCGACTTACGCCTGGGCGAGGGCACCGGGGCGGTGCTCAGCTTCCCGGTTTTGCGGGCAGCAGCAGCGGTGATGGCGGGCATGGCTACTTTTGCTCAGGCGGGGGTGTCGCAAGCTGAGAAGCCGTAG
- a CDS encoding DUF5522 domain-containing protein: MTLEENVDYYLEGGLLVFTEVYHLKRGYCCGSKCRHCPYPKEIQAQTVRLRLEGCPIKTREEFEARFGANLVKP; this comes from the coding sequence ATGACGCTCGAAGAAAATGTGGACTACTACCTCGAAGGGGGTCTTCTCGTCTTCACCGAGGTTTATCACCTAAAGCGCGGTTATTGCTGCGGTTCCAAGTGCCGCCACTGCCCCTACCCCAAAGAGATTCAGGCCCAGACGGTGCGGCTCAGGCTCGAGGGCTGCCCCATCAAAACCCGCGAGGAATTTGAGGCCCGCTTTGGCGCGAATCTGGTAAAACCGTAG
- a CDS encoding adenosylcobinamide-GDP ribazoletransferase, producing the protein MRSFWLAVGFLTVFPVPRLGEVREGEMKAASAFYPAAGYLIGAVLALVAWLTAGLPDGLQGALLLAVWLACTGMLHLDGLLDSADALLAMKPPAQRLRILGDVYLGSFAFGVGFVVLLLKWQLLATGPSPWLLLALPAMVRFALLLPMNLFPAARPEGLGAKSREGRIIPAFLLALPALLAFPSVGLAAVAAILGLAYWAAGRLGGGLSGDVYGMLVELGELVGLLVAVVWL; encoded by the coding sequence GTGCGTTCGTTCTGGCTAGCCGTTGGCTTCCTGACCGTTTTTCCCGTCCCTCGCCTGGGCGAGGTAAGGGAGGGCGAGATGAAAGCCGCCTCAGCTTTTTATCCGGCGGCAGGCTATTTGATTGGGGCGGTACTGGCCCTGGTGGCGTGGCTTACGGCAGGGCTACCCGATGGCTTGCAAGGGGCCCTTCTGCTGGCGGTCTGGCTGGCCTGTACCGGCATGCTGCACCTGGACGGTCTGCTCGACTCCGCCGATGCGCTCCTGGCCATGAAGCCCCCGGCCCAGCGTCTGCGCATTCTGGGGGATGTGTACCTGGGTAGCTTTGCCTTTGGGGTGGGGTTTGTGGTGCTGCTCCTCAAGTGGCAGTTGCTGGCGACGGGGCCCTCGCCGTGGCTGCTTCTGGCCTTGCCTGCCATGGTGCGCTTTGCTCTGCTCTTGCCCATGAACCTGTTCCCTGCGGCCCGCCCAGAAGGGCTGGGGGCTAAAAGCCGTGAGGGGCGCATAATTCCGGCCTTTCTTCTCGCCCTGCCGGCGCTGCTGGCTTTTCCCTCGGTGGGCCTGGCAGCGGTAGCGGCCATACTCGGATTGGCCTACTGGGCCGCCGGAAGGCTGGGCGGTGGGCTTTCGGGCGACGTGTACGGGATGCTGGTCGAGCTGGGCGAGCTGGTGGGGCTGCTGGTAGCGGTGGTTTGGCTGTGA